Proteins found in one Geomonas subterranea genomic segment:
- the lon gene encoding endopeptidase La has translation MTENVTINMPEIVPLFPLREIIAFPYMVFTIFLKQEDMPPFEEAVLFNNLVALAKLKQEPTGELFSALHEIGTLCKVVQINKLAGGGAKVVLEGVIRVRVLAIVQQTPVALSRLEPVREFAEKSMVSEALVGSLNALLKIALSYGRPLPDDVMKMIDFIDNPARLSDLVALYLNLPIDELQKLLETTDPLERLKKVYMHLTNEVQRLQIKGEVQAEVTKKVGKSQKEFLLREQMKQIQEELGEEDSRQGETTELRSKIESAKMPEDVRKIAEKEMRRLERINPASPEYTVSRTYLDYLTTIPWQTSTPDNKDINQAEAVLNEDHYDLKKVKERILEYLAVRALKDKMKGPILCFVGPPGVGKTSLGKSIARTLGRKFIRISLGGMRDEAEIRGHRRTYIGALPGRIIQEINRAGSNNPVFMLDEVDKIGADFRGDPASALLEVLDPEQNFSFTDHYLDVPFDLTNVMFITTANQLDPIPAPLKDRMEVITLSGYTDEEKLNIAKKYLIAREVEENGLANMVPEFTDEAIYRVTHDYTREAGVRNLQRNIASICRKIAKEVAQEKPLRTLVDPDTVSELLGPPKFFDEVASEKDRIGVATGLAWTESGGDIIFVEATKMKGKEDLILTGSLGEVMKESARAALSFVKANCTELGIEKKAFDDTTLHIHVPAGSIPKDGPSAGITIATTIVSLFSGRPAKRDVAMTGEMSLTGRVLAIGGLKEKVLAARRAGVKKVLAPAKNKKDLEDIPENVKEELQFFFVEDIREVFAQALK, from the coding sequence ATGACAGAGAACGTCACCATCAACATGCCGGAGATCGTCCCGCTGTTTCCCCTGCGGGAGATCATTGCCTTCCCCTACATGGTCTTCACCATCTTCCTGAAACAGGAGGATATGCCCCCCTTCGAAGAGGCGGTTCTCTTCAACAACCTGGTGGCCCTGGCGAAGCTTAAACAGGAGCCGACCGGGGAATTGTTCTCGGCGCTGCACGAGATCGGCACACTCTGCAAGGTGGTGCAGATCAACAAGCTCGCCGGCGGCGGCGCCAAGGTCGTCCTCGAGGGCGTGATACGGGTCCGGGTGCTGGCCATCGTACAGCAGACCCCGGTGGCGCTGTCGCGCCTCGAACCGGTGCGCGAGTTCGCGGAGAAATCGATGGTCTCCGAGGCGCTGGTCGGCAGCCTGAACGCTCTCCTCAAAATCGCCCTCTCCTACGGCCGCCCCCTTCCCGACGACGTGATGAAGATGATCGACTTCATCGACAACCCCGCGCGCCTCTCCGACCTGGTGGCGCTCTACCTGAACCTCCCCATCGACGAACTGCAAAAGTTGCTGGAGACCACCGACCCGCTCGAGCGGCTCAAAAAGGTCTACATGCACCTGACCAACGAGGTGCAGCGGCTGCAGATCAAGGGAGAGGTGCAGGCGGAGGTCACCAAGAAGGTCGGCAAGAGCCAGAAGGAATTCCTGCTGCGCGAGCAGATGAAGCAGATTCAGGAGGAGTTGGGCGAGGAGGATTCCCGCCAGGGCGAAACGACGGAGCTCCGGAGCAAGATCGAGAGCGCCAAGATGCCCGAGGACGTCCGCAAGATCGCCGAAAAGGAAATGCGGCGGCTGGAGCGGATCAATCCCGCCTCCCCCGAGTACACGGTCTCCCGCACCTACCTCGACTACCTGACCACCATCCCGTGGCAGACCAGCACCCCGGACAACAAGGACATCAACCAGGCCGAGGCGGTCTTGAACGAGGACCACTACGACCTGAAGAAGGTGAAGGAAAGGATCCTCGAGTACCTGGCGGTACGGGCACTGAAAGACAAGATGAAGGGCCCCATCCTCTGCTTCGTGGGCCCTCCGGGTGTCGGCAAGACCAGCCTGGGCAAGTCCATCGCCAGGACGCTTGGGCGCAAGTTCATACGCATCTCGCTGGGCGGTATGCGCGACGAGGCGGAGATCCGCGGGCACCGGCGCACCTACATCGGCGCGCTCCCCGGCCGCATCATCCAGGAGATCAACCGCGCCGGCTCCAACAACCCGGTCTTCATGCTGGACGAGGTGGACAAGATCGGCGCCGATTTCCGCGGCGACCCGGCGAGCGCCCTTTTGGAGGTGCTGGACCCGGAGCAGAACTTCTCGTTCACCGACCATTACCTCGACGTCCCGTTCGACCTGACCAACGTGATGTTCATCACCACGGCCAACCAGCTCGACCCGATCCCGGCGCCCCTGAAGGACCGCATGGAGGTGATCACCCTTTCCGGCTATACCGACGAGGAGAAGCTGAACATCGCCAAGAAGTACCTGATCGCCCGCGAGGTGGAGGAAAACGGGCTCGCCAACATGGTCCCGGAGTTCACCGACGAGGCGATCTACCGGGTCACCCACGATTACACGCGGGAGGCCGGGGTCAGGAATCTGCAGCGCAACATCGCCTCCATCTGCCGCAAGATCGCCAAGGAGGTGGCCCAGGAGAAGCCGCTGCGCACCCTGGTCGATCCGGACACGGTCTCCGAGCTCCTCGGCCCGCCCAAGTTCTTCGACGAGGTCGCCTCCGAGAAGGACCGCATCGGCGTCGCCACCGGGCTCGCCTGGACCGAGAGCGGCGGGGACATCATCTTCGTGGAAGCCACCAAGATGAAGGGTAAGGAAGACCTGATCCTGACCGGGTCGCTGGGGGAGGTGATGAAGGAATCCGCCCGCGCCGCCCTCTCCTTCGTCAAGGCCAACTGCACCGAACTCGGCATCGAGAAAAAGGCCTTCGACGACACCACGCTGCACATCCACGTTCCCGCCGGAAGCATCCCCAAGGACGGTCCCTCCGCCGGGATCACCATTGCCACCACCATCGTGTCGCTCTTCTCCGGCCGTCCGGCGAAGCGGGACGTCGCCATGACCGGCGAGATGAGCCTCACCGGGCGGGTGCTCGCCATCGGAGGCCTGAAAGAGAAGGTGCTCGCCGCCCGCCGCGCCGGGGTGAAAAAGGTGCTGGCACCGGCCAAGAACAAGAAGGATCTGGAGGATATCCCGGAAAACGTGAAAGAGGAGCTGCAGTTCTTCTTCGTGGAGGACATCCGCGAGGTGTTCGCCCAGGCGTTGAAGTAG
- a CDS encoding M16 family metallopeptidase produces the protein MKSVARCVVVLSILVNAATCFAQGLAERVQEHTLKNGMKLLMVERHNSPTVAAWIRFKVGSVDERSDERGLAHLLEHMLFKGTKTLGTRNYAAEKPVLDRIEATAQQLMAEKIKREQADPRLIEKLTAELAALEKEAEQYVVKEEFADIYSRNGGSGYNAFTSKDGTTYLINIPANKLELWAAIESDRMQNAVLREFYTERSVVMEERRRSYDAEPEGKLWETFLADAFNAHPNGQPTIGWMSDIENLTRTKAENFLHKYYAPNNAIVAIVGDIDPKQTIALVEKYFGGIKPGTPVPPVAVTEPEQAGEKRTEVIGDAEPELMIGYHKPTLPAPDDYVFDVIDMLLTSGRTSRLYKKLVIEKKLVTSVSSFGAPGSRYPNLFIINATPRAPHTVAEVEEAIYQELERLKTEPMNHEELQQILNQLEFEESRQMASNGGLARNLTEYEAIAGTWRYLIEHRQKVAKITPEDVMRVARQYFTRQNRNVGYLTKAEGGESK, from the coding sequence ATGAAGTCAGTAGCACGATGCGTTGTCGTCCTTTCCATCCTCGTCAACGCCGCCACCTGCTTTGCCCAAGGGCTTGCCGAGCGGGTGCAGGAGCACACCCTGAAAAACGGGATGAAGCTTTTGATGGTCGAGCGGCACAACTCGCCCACGGTCGCGGCCTGGATCCGTTTCAAAGTGGGAAGCGTCGATGAGAGAAGCGACGAGCGCGGCCTCGCCCACCTCCTGGAGCACATGCTCTTCAAGGGGACCAAGACCCTCGGGACCAGGAACTACGCGGCCGAGAAACCGGTCCTCGACAGGATCGAGGCCACCGCTCAGCAGCTGATGGCCGAGAAGATCAAGCGCGAGCAGGCGGATCCCAGGCTGATCGAGAAGCTGACCGCGGAACTGGCCGCACTGGAGAAGGAGGCCGAGCAGTACGTGGTCAAGGAGGAGTTCGCCGACATCTACTCGCGTAACGGCGGCTCCGGCTACAACGCCTTCACCAGCAAGGACGGCACCACCTACCTCATCAACATCCCAGCGAACAAACTGGAGCTGTGGGCGGCCATCGAGTCGGACCGGATGCAGAACGCGGTGCTCAGGGAGTTCTACACGGAGAGATCCGTGGTCATGGAGGAGCGGCGCCGCTCCTATGACGCGGAACCGGAAGGGAAGCTCTGGGAAACGTTCCTCGCCGATGCCTTCAACGCACACCCCAACGGCCAGCCCACCATCGGCTGGATGTCGGATATCGAGAACCTGACCCGGACCAAGGCGGAGAACTTCCTGCACAAGTACTACGCCCCGAACAACGCCATAGTGGCCATCGTCGGCGACATCGACCCGAAGCAGACCATCGCCCTGGTGGAGAAATACTTCGGCGGCATAAAACCTGGGACTCCCGTCCCGCCTGTGGCTGTAACCGAGCCCGAGCAGGCCGGCGAGAAGCGGACCGAGGTGATCGGCGACGCCGAGCCCGAGCTGATGATCGGCTACCACAAGCCGACCCTCCCCGCGCCCGACGACTACGTCTTCGACGTCATCGACATGCTGCTCACCAGCGGCCGCACCTCCAGGCTCTACAAGAAGCTCGTCATCGAGAAGAAGCTGGTCACCTCGGTCTCCTCCTTCGGGGCCCCGGGGAGCCGCTATCCCAACCTCTTCATCATCAACGCGACGCCGCGCGCGCCGCACACGGTGGCGGAGGTCGAGGAAGCGATCTACCAGGAGCTGGAGCGCTTAAAGACCGAGCCGATGAACCACGAGGAGCTGCAGCAGATCCTGAACCAGCTCGAGTTCGAGGAGTCGCGCCAGATGGCCTCCAACGGCGGTCTGGCCCGTAACCTCACCGAGTACGAGGCGATTGCCGGCACCTGGCGCTACCTCATCGAGCACCGCCAGAAGGTGGCGAAGATCACGCCCGAGGACGTGATGCGCGTGGCCAGACAGTACTTCACGCGCCAAAACCGCAACGTCGGCTACCTCACCAAGGCCGAGGGGGGGGAGAGTAAGTAA
- a CDS encoding M16 family metallopeptidase, protein MISIVNRLFSAVSQSRFAAFALLLVFSCAASEAGAAKSSAMAEARIDNTVRTETLATPRNMTFPPLKFQLPKSERVQLKNGMVVYLLQDRELPIVNLTSYLNVGSLYEPDAKVGLAALTGATLRSGGTLKTAPEKLDRELEFMASSIESGMNADNASVSFSTLSKNLDRTLTLFAEVVREPAFDPARFDLAKSHAIEGIRRQNDDPKAVAGRELSRAIYAGHPLGRIPTVATVNAITRDDLIAFHKRYFYPANMIVAVSGDFDRAELLKKLETLFGDWPNQTAPFPVIPKPGEEMTPAVLHVQKEVNQSVIRMGHLGIDKNNPDLYAIKVMDYILGGGFTSRLTQEIRSNQGLAYNVDAYFDPGRRFKGTFIAETETKVESTARTIRLLESIITGMTTAEVSEAELQLAKESIINSFIFAFERSSAVVAQQARLEFYGYPKGYLENYRDNIARVTRADVLRVAKQYLRPDVMKLVVVGDEKKFDQPLSVFGKVQEIKLNNK, encoded by the coding sequence ATGATTTCCATAGTTAACCGGTTGTTCAGCGCAGTAAGCCAGTCCCGTTTCGCCGCCTTCGCCCTTCTGCTCGTCTTCAGTTGCGCCGCGTCCGAGGCCGGCGCCGCGAAATCCAGCGCCATGGCGGAAGCCAGGATCGACAATACCGTCAGGACCGAGACGCTCGCCACCCCGCGCAACATGACCTTCCCGCCGCTTAAGTTCCAGCTCCCCAAGAGCGAGCGCGTGCAGCTTAAAAACGGGATGGTGGTGTATCTCCTTCAGGACCGCGAACTTCCGATCGTGAACCTGACCAGCTACCTGAATGTCGGCAGCCTCTACGAGCCGGACGCAAAGGTGGGACTCGCTGCGCTGACCGGCGCCACCCTGAGAAGCGGGGGCACCCTGAAGACCGCCCCCGAAAAGCTGGACCGGGAGCTGGAGTTCATGGCCTCCTCCATCGAATCGGGCATGAACGCGGACAACGCCAGCGTCTCCTTCTCCACGCTCTCCAAAAACCTGGACCGCACCCTCACGCTGTTTGCCGAGGTGGTCAGGGAACCGGCCTTCGATCCCGCACGGTTCGATCTGGCGAAGAGCCACGCCATCGAAGGGATCAGGCGCCAGAACGACGACCCGAAAGCGGTGGCCGGGCGTGAACTGAGCCGCGCCATCTACGCCGGCCATCCGCTGGGGCGCATCCCGACGGTCGCCACCGTGAACGCCATCACCCGCGACGACCTGATCGCCTTCCACAAGCGCTACTTCTACCCGGCCAACATGATCGTAGCGGTCTCCGGCGACTTCGACCGGGCCGAACTACTGAAGAAACTCGAGACCCTCTTCGGCGACTGGCCCAACCAGACCGCGCCCTTCCCGGTCATCCCGAAACCGGGCGAGGAGATGACCCCGGCGGTGCTGCACGTGCAGAAAGAGGTGAACCAGTCCGTGATCCGCATGGGGCACCTCGGCATCGACAAAAACAACCCGGACCTCTACGCCATCAAGGTGATGGATTACATCCTGGGGGGAGGCTTCACCTCGCGGCTCACCCAGGAGATCCGCTCCAACCAGGGGCTCGCCTACAACGTGGACGCCTACTTCGATCCGGGGCGACGCTTCAAGGGGACCTTCATCGCCGAGACCGAGACCAAGGTGGAATCGACGGCGCGCACCATCAGGCTTTTGGAATCCATCATCACCGGGATGACTACGGCCGAGGTCTCCGAGGCCGAGCTGCAACTGGCCAAGGAATCCATCATCAACTCCTTCATCTTCGCCTTCGAGCGGAGCAGCGCCGTCGTCGCGCAGCAGGCACGACTGGAATTCTACGGGTATCCCAAGGGGTACCTGGAGAACTACCGCGACAACATCGCCCGGGTCACCCGTGCCGACGTGCTTCGGGTGGCAAAGCAGTACCTCCGGCCCGACGTGATGAAGCTCGTGGTGGTGGGGGACGAGAAGAAGTTCGACCAGCCGCTTTCCGTCTTCGGAAAGGTGCAGGAAATAAAGCTCAACAACAAATAG
- a CDS encoding RCKP-type rubredoxin-like domain-containing protein, with product MATWKCKSCGFTKEGRCKPQKCPQCQEKGNFEKVEE from the coding sequence ATGGCGACGTGGAAATGCAAGAGCTGCGGGTTCACCAAGGAAGGGCGCTGCAAACCGCAGAAGTGCCCGCAGTGCCAGGAAAAGGGGAACTTCGAGAAGGTTGAGGAATAA
- the scpB gene encoding methylmalonyl-CoA decarboxylase, whose amino-acid sequence MAVINTALQDNVGTITFNDPEHRNMLSGALIDEMLQSIGALQKGRMRVLVIRAPKGSKVWSAGHDVHELPLPGRDPLSYHDPLVTVLRSIQSLPIPVIAMIEGSVWGGACDLALSCDILIGCPTSSFCMTPAKIGVPYNVSGILHFMNIMGVNFAKEMFFTAEPLSAEQASKAGLLNHLVEAEQLEEFTYSMAHKITRNSPLSIGVIKEQIRLLASAHPLSPLTFERVQGLRRTVYDSKDYAEGIKAFLEKRPPVFTGE is encoded by the coding sequence ATGGCGGTCATCAATACGGCACTGCAGGACAACGTAGGGACCATCACCTTCAACGACCCCGAGCACCGCAACATGCTGAGCGGCGCGCTCATCGACGAGATGCTGCAGTCGATAGGCGCCCTGCAGAAGGGGAGGATGAGGGTGCTGGTGATCAGGGCCCCCAAGGGGTCCAAGGTCTGGTCGGCCGGGCACGACGTGCACGAGCTGCCGCTGCCGGGGCGCGATCCGCTTTCCTACCACGATCCGCTGGTGACGGTGCTCCGTTCCATCCAGAGTCTTCCCATCCCGGTGATCGCCATGATCGAGGGGAGTGTCTGGGGGGGCGCCTGCGACCTGGCCCTTTCCTGCGACATCCTGATCGGCTGTCCCACTTCCTCGTTCTGCATGACCCCGGCGAAGATCGGCGTCCCGTACAACGTCTCCGGGATCCTGCACTTCATGAACATCATGGGGGTCAACTTCGCCAAGGAGATGTTCTTCACGGCGGAGCCGCTCTCGGCGGAGCAGGCGAGCAAGGCGGGGCTTTTGAACCACCTGGTCGAGGCGGAGCAGCTGGAGGAGTTCACCTACAGCATGGCCCACAAGATCACCAGGAACAGCCCGCTCTCCATCGGGGTGATCAAGGAACAGATCCGGCTTCTGGCCAGCGCCCACCCCCTCTCGCCGCTCACCTTCGAGCGGGTGCAGGGGCTTAGGCGCACCGTCTACGACAGCAAGGATTACGCTGAAGGGATCAAGGCCTTCCTGGAGAAGCGCCCGCCGGTGTTCACGGGGGAATAG
- a CDS encoding alpha-amylase family glycosyl hydrolase — MKQRFINSDYFPFQIQISAACGDRIALRGMLEELGDVPGIIYARRLAAKLNKQLAPHETAIMPGLLHLYSILSRVYRYVMGQYCAKQQPGVLAALIAQAGYPDFTGDAGRTLDRFMELFPSGQMVLGSDTPQGFLAGDDGERARRQALAAELLLMLLNGENRALDQFRRLFDASRLAESSPYLKVTSELDRRLAQAPPFEPLGVSLPELLRAPMKAAPDSLTGQIAYIREHWAFILPPELLTELVTAMDIVSQEGRAFFGGPGEPKVLRFGRGERGGDDYPEYERFSQDADWMANVVMIAKMVYVWLGQLAKTYQTEVRTLDQIPDAELDRLSRYGFTALWLIGIWERSPSSQQIKRIAGNQEAISSAYSLYDYVIAHDLGGDWALDNLRQRCAARGIRLASDMVPNHTGLYSKWTVEHPDWFIQLDYPPYPDYQFNGPDLSPDGRIGLFIEDGYWDKRDAAVVFKHLDRGSGRVRYIYHGNDGTSTPWNDTAQLNYLIPEVREAVIGTILHVARQFPIIRFDAAMTLAKKHYQRLWYPLPGHGSGVPSRAEHGMDRPSFDQVFPAEFWREVVDRVAVEAPDTLLLAEAFWLMEGYFVRTLGMHRVYNSAFMNMLKMEENAKYRQTVKNVLEFEPEILKRFVNFMNNPDERTAVEQFGKEGKYFGATVLLVTMPGLPMVGHGQIEGFHEKYGMEYRRAYWDEPVDQHLVARHESDIFPLMRRRHIFSGSENFTLYDFYAGHSVNENVFAYSNSNNGERGLILFHNAYASTAGWIRTSCAVLRKNPSGGNTLAQTTLGEALGFKGDGRHYYSFRDSASGLCYLRNGRDLCDQGLYVEMGGYEYHAFLDFREIYDDDFGTWGALCYRLNGAGVENLEDEVKKVRYAPLHESFRKFLSKAAVVLQEPGVPPQGRIAPLEPLLASFYKALAPEAPEKEQRDLLGQFGAEFLQALQPVREGELLPAEWLLLCAFLALHKTGGLKEVESAQLFEELGLVHPLVQALQALPPADPEQVIDLPPRGFGKLLGVLLQHETFLSSCRAIGVTRCSAALFSDTAVARFLFLHESGGAQWFNKERFELLVDWLAEVEPYAEDAKAPAGRGSGLSAKALATLMKESAAAAGYRLDQLMNVLQAGF, encoded by the coding sequence ATGAAGCAGAGGTTTATTAACTCCGACTATTTCCCGTTTCAGATTCAAATTTCCGCCGCCTGCGGCGACCGCATCGCGCTGCGCGGCATGCTCGAGGAACTGGGGGACGTGCCCGGCATCATCTACGCCCGCCGGTTGGCAGCGAAGCTGAACAAGCAGCTTGCGCCGCACGAGACGGCGATCATGCCGGGGCTGTTGCACCTTTATTCCATCCTGAGCCGCGTCTACCGCTACGTCATGGGACAGTACTGCGCGAAACAGCAGCCCGGCGTGCTCGCCGCGCTCATCGCGCAGGCGGGTTATCCCGATTTCACCGGTGATGCCGGGAGGACGCTGGATCGTTTCATGGAGTTGTTCCCTTCGGGGCAGATGGTGCTGGGCAGCGACACGCCGCAGGGGTTCCTGGCCGGCGACGACGGGGAGCGGGCACGCCGCCAGGCGCTTGCCGCCGAACTCCTCCTCATGCTGCTCAACGGCGAGAACCGTGCCTTGGACCAGTTCCGCCGCCTCTTCGACGCCTCCCGGCTCGCCGAGTCCTCCCCCTACCTCAAGGTGACCTCGGAACTGGACCGGCGCCTGGCGCAGGCCCCCCCCTTCGAGCCGCTGGGCGTTTCCCTGCCGGAGTTGCTGCGGGCGCCGATGAAGGCGGCCCCCGACTCGCTGACCGGGCAGATCGCCTACATCAGGGAGCACTGGGCTTTCATCCTCCCGCCGGAGCTGCTCACTGAGCTGGTCACCGCGATGGACATCGTCTCCCAGGAGGGACGCGCCTTCTTCGGCGGCCCCGGCGAGCCCAAGGTGCTCCGCTTCGGCCGGGGAGAACGGGGCGGGGATGACTACCCCGAGTACGAACGCTTCTCCCAGGACGCGGACTGGATGGCCAACGTGGTCATGATCGCAAAGATGGTGTACGTGTGGCTCGGACAACTTGCCAAGACCTATCAGACCGAGGTGAGGACGCTGGACCAGATCCCCGACGCCGAGCTGGACCGGCTGTCGCGCTACGGCTTCACGGCGCTGTGGCTGATCGGCATCTGGGAGCGCTCCCCCTCCTCGCAGCAGATAAAGCGGATCGCAGGGAACCAGGAGGCGATCTCCTCGGCCTACTCGCTCTACGACTACGTCATCGCCCACGACCTTGGCGGCGACTGGGCACTGGACAACCTGCGGCAGCGCTGCGCCGCCCGCGGCATACGTCTCGCGAGTGACATGGTCCCCAACCACACCGGCCTCTACTCCAAGTGGACCGTGGAGCACCCGGACTGGTTCATCCAGCTCGACTACCCCCCGTACCCCGACTACCAGTTCAACGGCCCCGACCTCTCCCCCGACGGGCGGATCGGCCTCTTCATCGAGGACGGCTACTGGGACAAGCGCGACGCGGCGGTCGTCTTCAAGCACCTGGACCGCGGCAGCGGCCGTGTGCGCTACATCTACCACGGCAACGACGGCACCTCCACCCCCTGGAACGACACCGCGCAGCTCAACTACCTGATCCCGGAGGTGCGCGAGGCGGTCATCGGCACCATCCTCCACGTGGCGCGCCAGTTCCCCATCATCCGGTTCGACGCGGCCATGACCCTCGCGAAGAAGCACTACCAGCGCCTGTGGTACCCGCTGCCGGGGCACGGCTCCGGCGTCCCCTCGCGTGCCGAGCACGGCATGGACCGCCCGAGCTTCGACCAGGTCTTCCCCGCCGAATTCTGGCGCGAGGTGGTGGACCGGGTAGCGGTGGAGGCGCCGGACACCCTGCTTCTGGCCGAGGCCTTCTGGCTCATGGAAGGGTACTTCGTCAGGACCCTCGGCATGCACCGCGTCTACAATTCCGCCTTCATGAACATGCTGAAGATGGAGGAGAACGCCAAGTACCGGCAGACGGTGAAGAACGTGCTCGAGTTCGAGCCGGAGATCCTGAAACGCTTCGTCAACTTCATGAACAACCCGGACGAGCGCACCGCGGTGGAGCAGTTCGGCAAGGAAGGGAAGTACTTCGGCGCCACCGTGCTCCTGGTCACCATGCCGGGCCTCCCCATGGTCGGCCACGGACAGATCGAGGGGTTCCACGAGAAGTACGGCATGGAGTACCGGCGCGCCTACTGGGACGAGCCGGTGGATCAGCACCTGGTGGCGCGCCACGAAAGCGACATCTTCCCGCTCATGCGCCGGCGTCACATCTTCTCGGGGAGCGAGAACTTCACCCTGTACGACTTCTACGCCGGCCACAGCGTCAACGAGAACGTCTTCGCCTATTCCAACAGCAACAACGGTGAGCGCGGCCTGATCCTGTTCCACAACGCCTACGCTTCCACCGCCGGGTGGATCCGCACCTCCTGCGCCGTGTTGAGGAAAAACCCCTCGGGGGGCAACACCCTGGCGCAGACCACCCTGGGCGAGGCGCTGGGCTTCAAGGGGGACGGGCGACACTATTACAGCTTCCGCGACAGCGCCTCGGGGCTTTGCTACCTGAGAAACGGCCGCGACCTCTGCGACCAGGGGCTCTACGTGGAGATGGGGGGGTACGAGTACCACGCCTTCCTCGACTTCCGCGAGATTTACGACGACGACTTCGGCACCTGGGGTGCGCTTTGCTACCGTCTGAACGGTGCCGGTGTCGAGAACCTGGAGGACGAGGTCAAGAAGGTGCGCTACGCACCCCTGCACGAGTCGTTCAGGAAGTTCCTGTCCAAGGCGGCCGTGGTGCTGCAGGAGCCGGGCGTCCCGCCGCAGGGTCGCATCGCGCCGCTGGAGCCGCTGCTGGCCTCTTTCTACAAGGCCCTGGCGCCCGAGGCGCCGGAAAAGGAACAGCGCGACCTGCTGGGGCAGTTCGGCGCGGAGTTCCTGCAGGCCCTGCAACCGGTCCGGGAAGGGGAGCTCCTTCCCGCGGAGTGGCTTCTTCTGTGCGCCTTCCTGGCGCTGCACAAGACCGGGGGCTTGAAGGAGGTGGAGAGCGCGCAGCTCTTCGAGGAGCTGGGACTGGTTCATCCGCTGGTGCAGGCGCTACAGGCCCTGCCGCCGGCGGACCCGGAACAGGTGATCGATCTGCCGCCGCGGGGCTTTGGCAAGCTGCTGGGGGTTTTGCTGCAGCACGAGACCTTCCTCTCCAGCTGCCGCGCCATCGGGGTCACCCGCTGCTCTGCCGCCCTTTTCTCGGATACTGCGGTGGCCCGGTTCCTCTTCCTGCATGAAAGCGGAGGCGCGCAGTGGTTCAACAAGGAGCGCTTCGAACTGCTGGTGGATTGGCTGGCGGAGGTGGAGCCGTACGCGGAGGATGCAAAAGCCCCGGCCGGACGCGGGAGCGGACTGTCCGCCAAGGCCCTGGCCACGCTCATGAAGGAGAGCGCGGCGGCCGCCGGCTACCGGCTCGATCAGCTAATGAATGTTTTGCAGGCCGGCTTCTGA